A window from Roseburia sp. 499 encodes these proteins:
- a CDS encoding tyrosine-type recombinase/integrase: MKKENLTQIPSNMELKNLIDYATLSFEDVRKLYAMKEREDILSSYSFPEKPSKDGFYRIYVKDTTKKAGRKQLTAKTLDELKNKVYSFEKGISGKATKTFKDTFLIVQEEKLKYVKNPEKIVSVQNTISRNRSEYKRFFEGTFIESKYLDSITKDDLENIILLNLQKYDLRKKGLASMKAILKSIFDLAYEQYWIKDNTYSRVNFKKFSDLLVESVPVTERVHSNTEIMDMLEYIHEHQKKKPSYIPAWTLEMQILTGTRRGELPPLRWSDVHDDYIEIKRSQITVKKNGSTKEYFKIVSHTKNYKGRNFPITNDLRAYLTRLKDIHDRFYPKSEFLFPADTENGVITNNVVYGFYRRMCKKLNIVQVEGVIKGTHSFRRNNITDVVNATNGNVIMASTLFGNTPDVAEKNYYTGANLAVAKQALESRNFLTNF; encoded by the coding sequence ATGAAGAAAGAAAATTTAACACAAATACCATCAAACATGGAATTGAAAAACTTAATAGATTATGCTACCCTATCTTTTGAAGATGTACGAAAATTGTACGCAATGAAAGAAAGAGAGGATATTTTATCAAGTTATTCTTTTCCAGAAAAACCTTCTAAGGATGGTTTTTACAGAATATATGTAAAAGACACTACCAAAAAAGCGGGTCGTAAACAGCTTACCGCTAAAACTTTAGACGAACTAAAGAACAAAGTATATTCGTTTGAAAAAGGAATATCTGGAAAAGCCACAAAAACATTTAAAGACACTTTTTTGATTGTACAGGAAGAGAAATTAAAATATGTCAAAAATCCAGAGAAAATTGTATCAGTTCAGAATACTATTTCAAGAAACAGGTCTGAATACAAGAGATTTTTCGAGGGCACATTCATAGAATCCAAATACTTGGATTCCATTACCAAAGATGACCTTGAAAATATCATACTCTTAAATTTACAAAAATATGACCTTAGAAAAAAAGGACTTGCATCCATGAAAGCAATTCTAAAATCTATTTTTGATTTAGCATATGAACAATACTGGATTAAAGACAACACTTACAGTCGAGTAAATTTCAAGAAATTTTCGGATTTACTGGTGGAAAGTGTTCCTGTTACAGAACGTGTCCACTCTAACACTGAAATAATGGATATGTTGGAGTACATACATGAACATCAAAAGAAGAAGCCTTCCTATATTCCAGCATGGACTTTAGAAATGCAGATTCTGACTGGAACTCGTAGAGGAGAACTTCCACCCTTACGTTGGTCGGATGTTCACGATGATTACATCGAAATCAAACGTTCACAAATTACAGTCAAGAAAAACGGTAGCACAAAAGAATACTTTAAAATCGTTTCCCACACCAAAAACTACAAAGGTAGGAACTTTCCTATCACAAATGATTTAAGAGCCTATTTGACCCGATTAAAAGACATACACGACAGATTTTATCCGAAATCAGAATTTCTATTTCCTGCTGATACGGAAAATGGTGTCATCACGAATAATGTTGTTTATGGATTCTATCGTCGGATGTGTAAGAAGCTCAACATTGTACAAGTGGAAGGTGTGATAAAAGGAACACACTCCTTCCGTAGAAACAATATTACAGATGTGGTAAACGCAACAAATGGAAATGTGATTATGGCATCCACACTATTTGGAAATACTCCAGATGTGGCAGAGAAAAATTATTACACAGGTGCAAATTTAGCAGTCGCAAAACAGGCTTTGGAATCTCGAAATTTTTTAACCAACTTTTAA